The following DNA comes from Mycobacteroides immunogenum.
GTGGGATTGGCCGCGAACGGGGTGATCGCCACCGGCACCGTCGAGGAGATCATCGCCGCCCAACCCGATGTGCTGACGTTCCACGGTGTGTTTCCCGACGAGGACCTCTACGTCACGGTGCTCGAGGCGGGTATCGACATCGTCACCACTGCCGACTGGATCACCGGGCATCACCGCGACCAGAACCACCCACACCCGTCGGGCCGGCCCACCACCGAGGTGCTGCGGCAGGCGTGCGAACGCGGTGGATCGACCTTCTACGGCACCGGGATGAACCCGGGACTGACTCAGATCTTGGGGGTCATCCACTCCTGTGATGTGGCCGAGATCGAGAACGTGACCGTCATCGAATCGGTGGATGTGTCCTGTCATCACTCGGTGGACTCCTGGGAGATGGTCGGATACGGGCGCCCCATCGAAGACCCGGAGATCCCGGCACTTCTGGAGAAGGGCACCCGGGTCTTCGCCGACGGGGTGTATCTGATGGCCGACTGCTTCGGCCTGGAACTCGACGACGTCACGTTCTCCTATGAGTTGGGCGCGTGCACCGAGGACGTCGATCTCGGTTGGTATCGGTTGCCCAAGGGCTCGCTGGGAGCCAATTACCTGAAATATCAAGGGATCGTCGATGGGGTACCCAAGGTCGAGGTGCACGTCGAATGGCAGATGACCCCGAAGACGCAGCCGCACTGGAACGTCAAGGGCTGCTACATCACGAAGATTCAGGGCGATCCCTGCGTCTACAGCAAGCACATGGTCATACCGAAGCCCGGCACCGACTTCTCCGACCCCGCCGCCTTCGCGTCCGTCGGGATGACTGTCACCGGCCTGCCCGCGCTCAACGCCATCCGCAGCGTCATCGATGCCCCGCCGGGCATCCTCACCTCGGCTGATCTGCCACTGCGCGGATTCGCGGGCCGGTTCAAATGATTCGTCACAGACCCAACCGCTGGATACCGGCGTAGGCCCGGGGGAAGTATTTGAGCCGCCGGGGGACACGCGGCCACGCGGTGCGGACGATCGCCTGAAGGAGGGAAAAGAGGCGCTGATCTCGACGTGACCACGAAAGGTCCAGAATCTCGCGTCCGCGGGGCGTCATCATTGCGGACATCAGCCAGGGCGTCATCCTTCGTGCGAGCGGTTCGATAAGTAGGTTCCACGCGGGTTCGGGGATGGGTACGGGGAAGGTCTTGGGAATAGCTATCTTTCCAAGCCGACCGACCGCGAATTCGGTTGTCTTGTTGGACTCGAGAACGTGATCGTGCATGTGATCCCAGTACGCGCGGAAGTCTGCGTAGTTGTCGATGACGGGTCGCATCGAGAGCCCGTATTGCTGCCACCAAGTGACCCCTTCCCGAATCATCTGGTCCTTTTGGGC
Coding sequences within:
- a CDS encoding oxygenase MpaB family protein — its product is MTDVEHSPAELTPATEPGTPRNSAIGPGSLVWRIFGQRTLWLLAPYTGTLQNMHPAVGQSLQQVSNFLDDPMDRFLRSIPPIMGVIYDDPESRTGQLVRDFHREVKGELPDGSRYHALDPDTFWWTHATFIDAVISLEEFFGTPLTCAQKDQMIREGVTWWQQYGLSMRPVIDNYADFRAYWDHMHDHVLESNKTTEFAVGRLGKIAIPKTFPVPIPEPAWNLLIEPLARRMTPWLMSAMMTPRGREILDLSWSRRDQRLFSLLQAIVRTAWPRVPRRLKYFPRAYAGIQRLGL
- a CDS encoding NAD(P)H-dependent amine dehydrogenase family protein, which produces MSAIRVFQVATGNVGAEMIKRIAAHPDLELAGLHCYSPEKIGRDAGELVGLAANGVIATGTVEEIIAAQPDVLTFHGVFPDEDLYVTVLEAGIDIVTTADWITGHHRDQNHPHPSGRPTTEVLRQACERGGSTFYGTGMNPGLTQILGVIHSCDVAEIENVTVIESVDVSCHHSVDSWEMVGYGRPIEDPEIPALLEKGTRVFADGVYLMADCFGLELDDVTFSYELGACTEDVDLGWYRLPKGSLGANYLKYQGIVDGVPKVEVHVEWQMTPKTQPHWNVKGCYITKIQGDPCVYSKHMVIPKPGTDFSDPAAFASVGMTVTGLPALNAIRSVIDAPPGILTSADLPLRGFAGRFK